The Agaribacterium sp. ZY112 genome includes the window TAATGGTTGGTGCTGCCTTAGGCTTATTTGCTTATTTGGTTGGTAATGTAAATTTTTCTTCTTACTTGCACATTCCTTATGTTGCGGGAACTGGTGAGCTTGTTGTGTTTTGTGCCGCGATAGTTGGCTCAGGTTTAGGCTTTTTATGGTTTAACACCCACCCTGCTCAAGTGTTTATGGGGGATGTTGGTGCCTTAGCTTTAGGCGCGGCTTTAGGTGTTATTGCTGTCATGGTTAGGCATGAAATCGTGTTTTTTATTATGTCCGGCATCTTTGTTGTGGAAACGGTATCGGTCATTTTACAAGTCGCATCGTTCAAATTGACAGGGCGCCGTATTTTTAGAATGGCACCTTTGCACCATCATTTTGAGTTAAAAGGTTGGCCTGAGCCGCGTGTCATTGTGCGCTTCTGGATTATTAGTTTAATGCTTGTCCTTGTCGGATTAGCTACTTTGAAGTTGAGATAAGAATGTTAATAGCGAGCAATCAAACGGTATTGATTGTCGGTGGTGGAGCTACTGGGCTTTCTGCTGCGCGCTATTTACATCAGCAGGGTATCGCGTTTTTTGTTTTTGATACACGCTCAGAGCCATCGCTTCTTGAGCCATTTCGTCAAATTGATACAGGCATTCCATGTTTTTCAGGCGAGTTTGATCTTAACTTGCTCGAGCAAGTTAGCAGTGTTTTATTAAGCCCTGGTGTCAGTCGTGATACGGCTGTGGTTAAAGCTGCACTTGAAAAAGAAATAGAAGTCGCTGGTGATATTAGTTGGTTCTTAAAGGCCGTTGCTAGCCCTGTTATTGGTATCACCGGTTCTAATGGCAAGTCCACAGTGACAACGATGGTGGCGCTAGCAGCCGAAAAAGCCGGTATTAAGAGCTCCGTAGGTGGTAATTTAGGGCGCCCCGCTCTTGAGTTATTAGCCGATCAGGCTGATCTGTATGTATTGGAACTCAGTAGCTTTCAACTGGAAAGTACTGCTCAGGCCAATTTACAGGTAGCAGTAAATTTGAATGTCAGTGAAGATCACTTAGATCGACATGGCAGTTTGTTAAATTATTTCTCTGCTAAACAAAAAATCTTTCACGGCGCAAAAAATGTTGTTTATAACTCAGACGACAGACTGACTCAGCCGCCTATTGTGGATGGGGTGAGTCGACGTGGTTTCGCCTTAGCTAAAACAATTGAAAGCTCAGAGCTTCAATATTGGTTTGATGAGCAAAGCGGCTACTTAATGTGTGGCGATGAGCAGCTGATGCTTCGCAGTGAGATTAGGCAGCGTGGTTTGCACAATATAGAGAATGTACTTGCCCTATTTGCAATCTGTGATGCCGCAGGTATTGAGCGTTCAGCGACTAAAGATGTAGCACAACGTTTCCCTGGGCTTGCACATCGTTGCGAATTTATCGCTGAACACGGCGGGGTTTGTTTTGTAAATGACTCTAAAGCAACTAATGAAGGAGCCTGTATTGCAGCCCTTAATGGCTTAGCAGATGAATTCTCTCAGGTGATTTTAATTGCCGGTGGGCAAGCCAAAGGCTCGAGCTTCTCTAAGTTGTTACCCGTACTTAAAGATCGTGTTGATTTGCTTTTACTTATAGGTGATGCGGCTGCGAGTCTGATAAGCAAGGTAGATAAAACGGTAGAGTGTTTGCGTGTTGAATCCATGGCTGAGGCCGTTGGTGTGGCGAATGAGCGAGCTTCAACAGGTAGCCTAGTTTTATTGTCCCCTGCGTGTGCAAGCTTTGATATGTTTAAAGGTTTTGAACATCGTGGAGAGAGCTTTAAGCATGAAGTGGAGGCTCTGTTTTTATGATAGCCTTCAACTTTAGTTATGAGTGCCCAAGCTTTGCCGCCTTTAATAGCGATAATCACTTGTTTATTTCATTACTCGCTATTGCCAGTTTTGGGGTGTTAGTTGTCGCTTCCAGCTCGATTGATTTTGCGGCATCCGTTTATGGAGATGCTTGGTACTTTGCTAAAAAACAGCTGTTCTTTTTGTTTTTAGGTTTATGTGCTGGAAGCCTTGTTTTTATGATGCCCACAGAGCTGCTGCATCGTTTTAGCATGCTGTTTTTATTAATGAGCTTTGCTCTTTTGTTGTTGGTGTTGGTGCCCGGCATTGGCAAGGTTGTGAATGGCAGTCGTCGCTGGCTCAACTTCGGCCCATTTGGTATTCAGGCCTCGGAGATTGCCAAGTTTTGCTTGATTGTTTTTTATGCCAGCTACCTTACCCGCCGAGCGAACATGGTCAATTCACGTTGGCTTAGCTTTGCCATTATGGTGGGAATCATCGCATTAACGGCAATCCTGTTATTGCTTGAACCCGATTTTGGTGCCTGTGTAATTATTTGTTTCACCCTAGGTGTGATGATGTTTGTTGCCGGTGTACCGGTGCTTCGTTTTGTGCTGCTTTCGGTTTTAGGTGTGTTTAGTGCCAGTCTCTTGGTTCTTATGTCTGAATATCGAAAAGAACGTTTGCTGTCATTTATGAATCCGTTTGAAGATCCTTACGATGGTGGTTATCAGTTAGTACAGTCTTTGATTGCCTTTGGTCGTGGTGAGTGGTTTGGCTTAGGCCTAGGGAATAGCATTCAGAAGCTGTTCTTTTTACCCGATGCCCATACAGATTTTATTTTTGCAATCATTGCGGAAGAGTTTGGTTTATTAGGTGTTGTTGTTTTTATTGCGGCGTACTGTTTTTTTATTTCGCAAATATTGAAAGTGGCTTTCCGTGCTTTTGAGCGGGGCAAAGACTTTGGTGCTTATTTATGTTTAGGCATCGCGGCCCAGCTTTCTATGCAGGCTTTTATTAATATGGGAGTTGCCTCGGGCTTACTTCCAACCAAGGGCTTGACCCTGCCATTGATCAGTTATGGTGGTTCAAGCCTGGTGGTTACTTGCGTCATGTTGGCTTTGGTTTTTAGAGTTCAGGCGGATCTAAATAAGGAGCAGAGCGATGAAAAATAAGCTTGTCCTTATAGCCGCAGGTGGTACCGGTGGCCATGTGTTTCCTGGTTTGGCTCTTGCCGAGCAATTACAGCTTCGAGGTTATGAAGTGCAGTGGCTTGGTACTGAAGCGGGCTTGGAATCACGTTTAGTGCCTGTGCGAGGAATTAAGTTAAATATTTTTCCTGTAAGTGGACTACGCGGTAAGTCGGCACTGGCTTGGTTGCTGGCTCCATTTAAACTTTGTTTAAGTCTGCTTTGTGCTTTGCGATTAATGCTTAAGCTAAAACCTTGTTTGGTTATTGGTATGGGCGGTTTTGTTGCAGGCCCCTGTGGTTTGGCTGCTTGGTTGGCTCGTGTGCCTTTAGTGATTCATGAGCAAAATGCAGTTGCGGGTACGACGAACAAATTACTTGGCAAAATTGCGGCTCGTGTTCTCTGTGCGTTTCCTGGTGCATTACCGGGGGCTCAAGTAGTGGGAAACCCTCTGCGTAGCAGCTTAGAAAATTTGCGTAATGAGTCTGAATACAGTAGCCAGCCTTTAAAACTAACCGTGCTTGGTGGCTCAAGGGGCGCGAGAAGCTTAAATACCAAGTTACCTCAGGCCTTACTTGAGTCGGGTGTTTCTGACTTGCTAGAGATCTGGCATCAGTGTGGTTCGGGGCGTTTGCAGGAGGCGCAAGACGCCTATAAGGCGGCGGGCATAAAAGCGACTATCGTGGAGTTTGTTGACAACATGGATGAGTTGCTCGATTGCACTGAAATCATGGTATGTCGAGCTGGCGCCCTAACTGTTTCAGAGGTTGCGAGTGTTGGTTTGCCTGCTTTATTTATTCCTTATCCTTATGCAATAGATGATCACCAACGTGCTAATGCCCAATTCCTAGTTGATGCGGGTGCGGCATTGATGGTGCAGGAGTCTGAGTTTGAAAGTGGCGCATTAGTACAAGCGTTACAGAATTTATGTGCAGATAAAAACAAATTAAAAGAAATGGCAGCTGCTTGTGTAAGAGCCGGGCAGCGTGGAGCCACAGAAAAAACCGCTGACATTTGTGAGGAAGTTTGCGCATGACTCTGAATACAACATTTCAGGTGCCGGAAATGCGCCGCGTAAAACAAATTCACTTTATCGGTATTGGCGGCGCAGGTATGTGTGGTATTGCCGAGGTGCTATTAAATCAAGGTTATCAAGTGTCAGGTTCTGACGCTAAGGTTTCAAGCACAACCTTGCGTCTTGAGGGTTTTGGGGCCCGTATTTTTATTGGCCATAAAGCCGAGCATATTGAGGGCGCCAGTGTGGTTGTGCGGTCAACTGCAATCGATGCGCATAACCCAGAGTTACAAGCGGCTTTAGGGCAACGTATTCCTGTCATTCGTCGAGCAGAAATGTTGGCTGAATTAATGCGCTATCGCCATGGTATTGCTGTTGCCGGTACACACGGTAAAACCACTACGACCAGTTTAACGGCGTCGATACTAGCTGAGGCTAAGCTAGATCCAACTTTTGTCATTGGTGGTTTATTAAATTCTGCAGGTACTAATGCACGTTTAGGTGAAAGCCGATATTTGGTGGCCGAAGCAGATGAAAGTGATGCATCGTTTTTACACCTTCAGCCTATGGTCAGTATTGTTACCAATATTGATGCAGATCATTTAGAAACCTACGAAGGTAGCTTTGAAAAGCTTAAAGACACCTTTGTTGAGTTTTTACATAATTTGCCATTTTATGGCTTGGCGGTTGTGTGTGGTGATGATCAAACTGTACAAGAGTTATTGCCACGTATTGGTCGACAAGTTCTGACTTACGGTTTTAATGAAGGTAATGATTACCGCTGTGTTGACGTGGAGCAAAGCGGCAAAGTTTTACGCTTTAAGGTTCAGCGAAGTGGTCATGAGCAGGATTTATCTATTGAACTACCAATGCCGGGTTTACACAACGCGCTTAATGCGACCGCTGCTATTGCCGTCGCTACCGATGAAGGTGTAAGTGATGAAGCAATACAGCGCGGTTTAGTAGGATTTCAAGGTGTTGGCCGTCGTTTTCAGGTTTACGATGATATTAACTTGAGCGAAGGTTCGGCGATGTTAGTGGATGACTATGGTCACCACCCAACAGAAGTACTCGCCACTATTAATGGTGTACGTCAGGGATGGCCTGAGCGTCGTTTAGTTATGGTCTTTCAGCCTCATCGTTATACGCGAACTCGCGATTTATTCGAAGATTTCTCTGACGTTTTATCTCGTGTTGATGTTTTGATCCTGCTTGATGTTTACGCAGCAGGAGAGCAAGTCATTGTAGGTGCTGATAGTCGAAGTTTAGCTAGAAGTATTCGGAACCGCGGAGCTGTCGACCCTGTATTTGCTGAGAAAGTTGAAGATGTGCCTCAGCTTTTGAGTCAGTTAATAAAGCCTGATGATATTGTCATTACTCAAGGCGCGGGTAACGTGACCACATTGGCAGCATCATTAGCAAAGCAAGTGTTTGGAGAAGTAGCCAAATGATTAGTGAGCTTAATTATCACAAGACTTATCAGGGAGACCCAAGCGTATTTGGTCGCGTAGCGGTGTTGATGGGTGGTAATTCTGCTGAGCGCAGTGTGTCATTACAAAGTGGAGCGGCTGTTTTATCTGCCTTGCAAGCCAGTGGCGTAGATGCTTTTGGTGTTGATGTTAATAAAGACGTATGCGAGCAGTTAAATAAGGCTGAATTTGATTGTGCTTTTATTGCTCTACACGGAATAGGTGGTGAAGATGGCAAGGTTCAAGCCTTATTAGATTTGATGGCTAAACCTTATACGGGTAGTGATCACGCTGCATCCGCACTTGCTATGAATAAATTGCATACCAAGCAGGTTTGGCAGAGCTGGGGTTTACCTACGCCGCCTTACGTTACTTTAGAGGGGAAGCAAAGTTTAGAAACTGTACTAGATACTTTGGGCCATGTTTTTGTTAAACCTGTGCACGAAGGTTCTAGTTATGGAGTGAGTCCTGCTCGTAGCTTAGAGGAGCTTCAAGCAGCTGCAGATCTGGCCCATAAATATGACTCTCTAGTTATTGCAGAAAAATTAATTCACGGTGAAGAGTATAGCGTTAGTGTGCTGGGTAATACCGTGCTGCCTCCTGTTCAAATTCAGTTTAAAAGCGATTTTTACGACTTTAATGCCAAATATCAGTCGGATGCGACTGAATATTTATGTCCAGCGCCTTTATCTCAAGATGATGAATCAATTCTAAAAGCACTGGCTGCACGTGCTTTTAGTACTGTGGGCTGTCGTGGTTGGGGGCGTGTGGATTTTATGCGTAATTCAAGTGGTGAATTCTTTTTGTTGGAAGTTAATACAGTACCAGGTATGACCAGCCATAGTTTGGTGCCAATGGCTGCACAAGCTGCGGGCATTAGCTTTAATGAGCTGGTATTAGAGATTTTAGCGATGGCAGTCAATGGCTAGACGAGCAGCTAAAAAACAAGCTCTAGCAAAGCGAGTTCGCCCCAGTCAAGAACCTAGGCGCAAGCTCGGGCGTTACATCGTCTTGGTGTTTGCACTGGTAGCTGTGACTGTGTTTTTAAAACCATTTCAGTTTCTACAAACTGTGAATGTGAGCTTGCCTAGTGTGAGCTTTGATGACGAAGTTGAGATTAGTAATGTCGTTATTGAAGGGGAGCTTCGTTATAGCAATCGCCAAGAATTACAGGCCCTTATTAAAGCATTCTTGGAAGATGATTTTGTGCGTTTAAATTTGAATGAGATGCGAGCTGAGCTTGAAGCGGAGCCTTGGTTGAAAACAGTTCGACTTGCTCGCAAGTGGCCCTCAACATTGAAGGTTGAAATTGAAGAGCAGCAACCAATTGCTCGCTGGGGTGATGAGGGTTTTGTTAATCGCTATGGTGAATTGGTATTGTTAGATGAGCTATCAGCATTGTCTGAGCTTCCTTTGTTGGAAGGGGAGTCTAGTGAGGCTTATGAAATTGCGCGTAGTTATTTGCTTATGTCGCAATTATTAAATGAAGCGGGTTTGTATATAAACGAATTAAGAGTAAGTGCTCAAGGAGCTCGCTATATCGAGTTTGATTCAGGTTTTTCACTGCTATTAGGTGAGTACCAATTTAAAGAGCGTTTGGAAAAGTTTTTATTTTTATATAAAGAGCAGCTGGCTCAACATCAGCAACGTTTGTTATCTGTCGATTTGCGTTATGACAATGGCGTTGCAGTGCAGTGGCAAGATGAGTCAGTAACGGAAATTGCTAGTAGGTAAATTATGGCCAGTTCGGAACAAGGTAAAATGATCGTCGGGCTCGACATCGGTACATCCAAGGTGGTTGCACTGGTGGGCGAAATAAACGCCGAGAGTGAACTGTCTATTGTTGGCATCGGTTCACATAAGAGTGTTGGCCTGAAAAAGGGCGTTGTAGTTAATATCGAATCAACTGTGCAAAGTATCCAGCGTGCGGTAGAAGAAGCTGAATTAATGGCTGGTTGTCAGATTCATTCTGTTTTTGCTGGCATCGCTGGTAATCATATTCGCAGTTTAAATTCTCACGGTATCGTTGCGATAAAGGATAAAGAAGTTTATCAAACGGATATTGAGCGAGTTCTAGATGCCGCACAAGCTGTTGCTATTCCTGCCGATCAGAAAATCCTGCACGTGCTACCGCAAGAATACATTATTGATGAACAAGAAGGTGTGAAAGAGCCTTTAGGTATGAGTGGTGTTCGTTTAGAGGCTAAGGTGCACTTGGTAACTGGCGCAGCTAATGCAGCTCAAAATATTGAGAAATGTATACGACGCTGCGGTTTAGAAGTCGAAGATATTATTTTAGAGCAGTTGGCATCTAGCCACTCTATCTTAACCGATGATGAAAAAGAGCTGGGTGTTTGTATTGTCGACATTGGTGGTGGCACGACTGATATCGCAATATTTACAGAGGGTGCGATTAAACACACCGGTGTTATTCCAATAGCGGGTGATCAGGTAACAAATGACATTGCTATGGCATTGCGTACGCCGACCCAGCACGCCGAAGAAATTAAAATTCGTTACGCCTGTGCGCTGGCAAAACTAACGGGTGCAGATGAAACAATTAAAGTGCCAAGTGTTGGTGATAGACCTCCGCGTGATTTAAGTCGCCAAGCCTTGGCTGAAGTGGTTGAACCTCGTTATGAAGAACTGTTTTCTTTAGTTCAAGCTGAGGTTCGCCGAAGTGGTTATGAAGATTTTATTGCTGCCGGTATTGTTTTAACGGGTGGTACAGCAAAAATGGAGGGTGTTGTTGAACTTGCTGAAGAAATTTTCCATATGCCAGTGCGCTTAGGTGCACCACAAAATGTTAATGGTTTAAAAGATATTGTTAATAATCCTATTTATTCAACCGGTGTGGGTTTGTTGCACTTTGGTAAAGATAAAGTCGGAGAAAGTATTTCACCTCAACCTAAAGGTGAAAGCTGGTTTAGC containing:
- the murG gene encoding undecaprenyldiphospho-muramoylpentapeptide beta-N-acetylglucosaminyltransferase → MKNKLVLIAAGGTGGHVFPGLALAEQLQLRGYEVQWLGTEAGLESRLVPVRGIKLNIFPVSGLRGKSALAWLLAPFKLCLSLLCALRLMLKLKPCLVIGMGGFVAGPCGLAAWLARVPLVIHEQNAVAGTTNKLLGKIAARVLCAFPGALPGAQVVGNPLRSSLENLRNESEYSSQPLKLTVLGGSRGARSLNTKLPQALLESGVSDLLEIWHQCGSGRLQEAQDAYKAAGIKATIVEFVDNMDELLDCTEIMVCRAGALTVSEVASVGLPALFIPYPYAIDDHQRANAQFLVDAGAALMVQESEFESGALVQALQNLCADKNKLKEMAAACVRAGQRGATEKTADICEEVCA
- the murD gene encoding UDP-N-acetylmuramoyl-L-alanine--D-glutamate ligase; translation: MLIASNQTVLIVGGGATGLSAARYLHQQGIAFFVFDTRSEPSLLEPFRQIDTGIPCFSGEFDLNLLEQVSSVLLSPGVSRDTAVVKAALEKEIEVAGDISWFLKAVASPVIGITGSNGKSTVTTMVALAAEKAGIKSSVGGNLGRPALELLADQADLYVLELSSFQLESTAQANLQVAVNLNVSEDHLDRHGSLLNYFSAKQKIFHGAKNVVYNSDDRLTQPPIVDGVSRRGFALAKTIESSELQYWFDEQSGYLMCGDEQLMLRSEIRQRGLHNIENVLALFAICDAAGIERSATKDVAQRFPGLAHRCEFIAEHGGVCFVNDSKATNEGACIAALNGLADEFSQVILIAGGQAKGSSFSKLLPVLKDRVDLLLLIGDAAASLISKVDKTVECLRVESMAEAVGVANERASTGSLVLLSPACASFDMFKGFEHRGESFKHEVEALFL
- the ftsA gene encoding cell division protein FtsA; this encodes MASSEQGKMIVGLDIGTSKVVALVGEINAESELSIVGIGSHKSVGLKKGVVVNIESTVQSIQRAVEEAELMAGCQIHSVFAGIAGNHIRSLNSHGIVAIKDKEVYQTDIERVLDAAQAVAIPADQKILHVLPQEYIIDEQEGVKEPLGMSGVRLEAKVHLVTGAANAAQNIEKCIRRCGLEVEDIILEQLASSHSILTDDEKELGVCIVDIGGGTTDIAIFTEGAIKHTGVIPIAGDQVTNDIAMALRTPTQHAEEIKIRYACALAKLTGADETIKVPSVGDRPPRDLSRQALAEVVEPRYEELFSLVQAEVRRSGYEDFIAAGIVLTGGTAKMEGVVELAEEIFHMPVRLGAPQNVNGLKDIVNNPIYSTGVGLLHFGKDKVGESISPQPKGESWFSSVKSWFIRNF
- a CDS encoding D-alanine--D-alanine ligase, whose translation is MISELNYHKTYQGDPSVFGRVAVLMGGNSAERSVSLQSGAAVLSALQASGVDAFGVDVNKDVCEQLNKAEFDCAFIALHGIGGEDGKVQALLDLMAKPYTGSDHAASALAMNKLHTKQVWQSWGLPTPPYVTLEGKQSLETVLDTLGHVFVKPVHEGSSYGVSPARSLEELQAAADLAHKYDSLVIAEKLIHGEEYSVSVLGNTVLPPVQIQFKSDFYDFNAKYQSDATEYLCPAPLSQDDESILKALAARAFSTVGCRGWGRVDFMRNSSGEFFLLEVNTVPGMTSHSLVPMAAQAAGISFNELVLEILAMAVNG
- a CDS encoding cell division protein FtsQ/DivIB; this encodes MARRAAKKQALAKRVRPSQEPRRKLGRYIVLVFALVAVTVFLKPFQFLQTVNVSLPSVSFDDEVEISNVVIEGELRYSNRQELQALIKAFLEDDFVRLNLNEMRAELEAEPWLKTVRLARKWPSTLKVEIEEQQPIARWGDEGFVNRYGELVLLDELSALSELPLLEGESSEAYEIARSYLLMSQLLNEAGLYINELRVSAQGARYIEFDSGFSLLLGEYQFKERLEKFLFLYKEQLAQHQQRLLSVDLRYDNGVAVQWQDESVTEIASR
- the murC gene encoding UDP-N-acetylmuramate--L-alanine ligase, with the translated sequence MTLNTTFQVPEMRRVKQIHFIGIGGAGMCGIAEVLLNQGYQVSGSDAKVSSTTLRLEGFGARIFIGHKAEHIEGASVVVRSTAIDAHNPELQAALGQRIPVIRRAEMLAELMRYRHGIAVAGTHGKTTTTSLTASILAEAKLDPTFVIGGLLNSAGTNARLGESRYLVAEADESDASFLHLQPMVSIVTNIDADHLETYEGSFEKLKDTFVEFLHNLPFYGLAVVCGDDQTVQELLPRIGRQVLTYGFNEGNDYRCVDVEQSGKVLRFKVQRSGHEQDLSIELPMPGLHNALNATAAIAVATDEGVSDEAIQRGLVGFQGVGRRFQVYDDINLSEGSAMLVDDYGHHPTEVLATINGVRQGWPERRLVMVFQPHRYTRTRDLFEDFSDVLSRVDVLILLDVYAAGEQVIVGADSRSLARSIRNRGAVDPVFAEKVEDVPQLLSQLIKPDDIVITQGAGNVTTLAASLAKQVFGEVAK
- the ftsW gene encoding putative lipid II flippase FtsW, which encodes MIAFNFSYECPSFAAFNSDNHLFISLLAIASFGVLVVASSSIDFAASVYGDAWYFAKKQLFFLFLGLCAGSLVFMMPTELLHRFSMLFLLMSFALLLLVLVPGIGKVVNGSRRWLNFGPFGIQASEIAKFCLIVFYASYLTRRANMVNSRWLSFAIMVGIIALTAILLLLEPDFGACVIICFTLGVMMFVAGVPVLRFVLLSVLGVFSASLLVLMSEYRKERLLSFMNPFEDPYDGGYQLVQSLIAFGRGEWFGLGLGNSIQKLFFLPDAHTDFIFAIIAEEFGLLGVVVFIAAYCFFISQILKVAFRAFERGKDFGAYLCLGIAAQLSMQAFINMGVASGLLPTKGLTLPLISYGGSSLVVTCVMLALVFRVQADLNKEQSDEK